GTCTGTTTTCGGTGTGTTTTCGGATTCCTATCTACGCGTTGGAATGTTGATGGCCGGTGGCTTATTGATCATTCTGTCCAGCCTAAAGCGGTCTGACGGCCTAGCCGATCGCGGGATTTTGGTCGCTGCTGCAGTTGCTTTGTCTTTAAGTGTCTACCAGTATTTTCGTGCTGCTGAAGAAATCGAAACTGGGCTTTATTTTCTGACCTCAACCGACATGTGGATGGGTCTTCTTGGACTCCTCGCAGTGCTCGAACTGACTCGCCGATCGGTTGGCCTTGTAATGGCGCTTGTTGCTGGTGTCCTGCTTGCCTACGGAGCTTTCGGGCATATGGCGCCCGGGTTCCTTCGACATGCAGGGATATCCAACGAGGAACTGATGACCGTTCTGTGGTATTCCTTTGACGGTGTGTTTGGACGCCCTATGGCTACGGTTGTCTCCACCATCCTGATTTTCATTATCTTCGGCGCGCTTCTTGAACTGCTGGCAATCGATCTGGTGCTTGTGCGGCTGGCTATGGCTGCCACCGGACGGATGCGATCTGGCCCCGCGGCGGCGGCTACTGTGGCCAGTGGTTTATTCGGGACAATTTCCGGCAGCGCAGTGGCCAATGTCGTCGGCACCGGCGTCATCACCATTCCGCTGATCAAGAAACGTGGCTTCTCTGCCCGCTTCGCAGCAGCGGTCGAATCTGCTGCCTCCAGCGGTGGTCAGATCACCCCACCAATTATGGGGGCGGTCGCGTTCATCATGGCGGACGTCACAAGCGTTCCTTACTTGACGATCTGTGCCGCTGCCGCTGTTCCTGCCTTGCTTTACTACGGCGGTTTGTTCGTCGCGATTTCAAGCGCTGCGCGGAATATGGATCTGGCGGAAGAACCGCGTCCGAATATCTCGTTTAGCTGGCGTGAACTCGTGCAAATGGGGATATTCGTGCTGGCACTGGCGGGTATCGTGGTGACTATGGTTGGCGGCTCGTCGCCTGCCTATGCCGGGTTTGTCGGGGTCGCTCTCGCCGCAGTACTGGGCTTTGCTCTCCGTCCCGATTTGTTGACCAACGGGAAGGCCTGGTTGAAGTTCATCCGCTCAGCTGGACTGATCTCGGCGCAACTCGTGGTGATTGTCGGAGCTGTGGGGATCGTCATTGGCGTTTTAAACCTGACCGGCGTGGGGCTGCGTTTTGCCTCCTTGCTCTCAAACCTCGCAGAGACCAAACTTTTCCTTTCCCTGATCCTGATGGCTGTTGCCTGCCTTTTGCTTGGCATGGGGATGCCGACCGTTCCCGCCTATTTGATCATCGTTCTGGTAATGGGGCCTTCGCTGCAAAAACTTGGTGTTCCGATTGTCCATACCCACATGTTCGTGCTGTATTTCGGCGTTTTGTCAGCCATTACACCGCCCGTTGCTCTGGCGGCTTTTGCCGCCGCTCCAATCGCGGGGTCAAGCCCGATGGCTACGGCGCTTGAAGCCTCGCGGCTGGCGCTGCCGGGCTTTGTGATCCCGTTCGCATTCATCTATCAGCCAGCGCTGCTGCTGGGGACCGGATTTGACTGGACCGAGTCGGTGCAGGCAATCTTGTTCGTGCTACTCAGCACAATCCTGATCTCACGCGCCTGCTATCCACGCCGTGGCAAAACGTACATGGTGCCTGTCGGTTTAGGGCTGGCTGCCGCACTCATTTTCTTTGGGCCAACCGTCTCTTGGATCGCCGCAATCGCTGGATTGGGGCTGCTGTATTTCGACCGGCTGGACCTGACCTCAAAAGAAACGATCTCATAAACACACAAGGGAGAACCTGATCATGAAGACAACCAATCTTGACCGCCGCAGCTTTTTGGCCGGCACCGCTGCCGCTGCAACTCTTAGCATGCTGCCGCGAGCCGCCTTCGCCAAGGACCTGCTGCGTATGTCGACACTGGGGCCGGGCACCAGCCCGAACCTGGTCATGACCACCTTCGCCAACATCATCAATCGGGAGTTGCCTGACTACGAGATCCAGATCAACGCCACCGGCGCAGCCACTCGGCATGTTCTGGAAGTGGCAATGGGCAAAACTGCTTTCTGCATGTCCTCTCCTGCCCTGCATGCATTGATGGTCAACCAACGTGCGATGTTTGAAAAGATCGAGCAGGCGCCGGAACTAGCGAAAAAGCTGCGCGCTGTGCTGAACTTCCCGATGGGCGTCTATCACATCGCTGTCTATGAATCCTCGGGTATCACTTCGCTCGATCAGGCCAAGGGCAAACGGGTCTTCCTTGGGCCTCCCGGCGGCGCTGCCTATGCGACGATGTCACGTCTGTTCGAGGCAGTCACCGGCCTGAAAGCAGATGAAGACTACGAGGCGGTCAAGCTGGGTTGGGACGCCGCCGCTGCGTCGTTCCAGGACGGTAATCTGGATATCTACTGCAACCCGACCAACGCGCCCAGCCCGGTGCTGACTCAGATCACCGTGTCTAACCCAATCCGCTTTCTGGGCATTCCCGGCGACCAGTTGGAATCAGACGGCGTCAAAGCACTGGCAAACCGTCCCGGCTTTGGCCTCGCTACGTTGCCCGCAGGTGTCTACGGCGACAATCAGGTCAACGCCGAGGACACGACCACGCTGGGCGTGACCGTTGGCATTGTCACCAACGAAGATGCCGATGAGGCGATGATCTATGACATGATCAAGATTTTCTTCGCCGGCGTGGCAGACATGCGTGAAAGCGCACCGTGGCTTGCGGCTGTGACACCC
This DNA window, taken from Aliiroseovarius sp. F47248L, encodes the following:
- a CDS encoding TRAP transporter fused permease subunit is translated as MSELKKNTYLEYPVTALSLAIIAVVFYVSVFGVFSDSYLRVGMLMAGGLLIILSSLKRSDGLADRGILVAAAVALSLSVYQYFRAAEEIETGLYFLTSTDMWMGLLGLLAVLELTRRSVGLVMALVAGVLLAYGAFGHMAPGFLRHAGISNEELMTVLWYSFDGVFGRPMATVVSTILIFIIFGALLELLAIDLVLVRLAMAATGRMRSGPAAAATVASGLFGTISGSAVANVVGTGVITIPLIKKRGFSARFAAAVESAASSGGQITPPIMGAVAFIMADVTSVPYLTICAAAAVPALLYYGGLFVAISSAARNMDLAEEPRPNISFSWRELVQMGIFVLALAGIVVTMVGGSSPAYAGFVGVALAAVLGFALRPDLLTNGKAWLKFIRSAGLISAQLVVIVGAVGIVIGVLNLTGVGLRFASLLSNLAETKLFLSLILMAVACLLLGMGMPTVPAYLIIVLVMGPSLQKLGVPIVHTHMFVLYFGVLSAITPPVALAAFAAAPIAGSSPMATALEASRLALPGFVIPFAFIYQPALLLGTGFDWTESVQAILFVLLSTILISRACYPRRGKTYMVPVGLGLAAALIFFGPTVSWIAAIAGLGLLYFDRLDLTSKETIS
- a CDS encoding TAXI family TRAP transporter solute-binding subunit; the encoded protein is MKTTNLDRRSFLAGTAAAATLSMLPRAAFAKDLLRMSTLGPGTSPNLVMTTFANIINRELPDYEIQINATGAATRHVLEVAMGKTAFCMSSPALHALMVNQRAMFEKIEQAPELAKKLRAVLNFPMGVYHIAVYESSGITSLDQAKGKRVFLGPPGGAAYATMSRLFEAVTGLKADEDYEAVKLGWDAAAASFQDGNLDIYCNPTNAPSPVLTQITVSNPIRFLGIPGDQLESDGVKALANRPGFGLATLPAGVYGDNQVNAEDTTTLGVTVGIVTNEDADEAMIYDMIKIFFAGVADMRESAPWLAAVTPEAAVKDLNMPLHPGALRALEELGVAIPDAARM